One genomic region from Phycisphaeraceae bacterium encodes:
- the pdxA gene encoding 4-hydroxythreonine-4-phosphate dehydrogenase PdxA yields MGQEVVKGNRPVIAVTMGDPGGIGPEVIVRALADRGLRRTARFVVLGSESVLQDAALCQRIEPYWWTVAMDGWSGAEFSVQDVVVMDTDRGWGPIGSAREATKAGGMYSFRLVDLAVSMAREGALGVKADAIVTGPISKEAWSLAGKGKFAGHTELLASRFGVKRVAMMFVGPRLRVVLATVHVPLMDVRNVLTIGRVFDAIELGVEGCRSVGIERPRVAVCGLNPHAGEGGLLGDEEERLIGPAIAHAVEAGMDVRGPFAADTIFGAAVAGKFDLVVAMYHDQGLIPVKLIARDETVNMTVGLPVVRTSPDHGTAFDIAGKGVADAGSMAAALRLAGAARRG; encoded by the coding sequence ATGGGACAAGAAGTTGTGAAGGGGAATCGGCCAGTGATTGCGGTGACGATGGGCGATCCTGGGGGGATCGGGCCTGAGGTGATTGTGCGTGCGCTGGCGGATCGGGGGTTGAGGCGAACGGCGCGGTTTGTGGTGCTGGGTTCGGAGAGTGTGCTGCAGGATGCGGCGTTGTGTCAGCGGATCGAGCCGTACTGGTGGACGGTGGCGATGGATGGGTGGAGCGGGGCGGAGTTTTCGGTGCAGGATGTGGTGGTGATGGACACGGACCGGGGTTGGGGGCCGATTGGGAGTGCGCGTGAGGCGACGAAGGCGGGGGGGATGTATTCGTTTCGGCTGGTGGATCTGGCGGTGTCGATGGCGCGGGAGGGTGCGCTTGGGGTGAAGGCGGATGCGATTGTGACGGGGCCGATCAGCAAGGAGGCGTGGTCGCTTGCGGGGAAGGGGAAGTTTGCGGGGCATACGGAGTTGCTGGCGAGCCGGTTTGGGGTGAAGCGTGTTGCGATGATGTTTGTCGGGCCGCGGCTGCGGGTGGTGCTGGCGACGGTGCATGTGCCGCTGATGGATGTGAGGAATGTGTTGACGATCGGGCGGGTTTTTGATGCGATCGAGTTGGGTGTTGAGGGGTGCCGGAGTGTGGGGATTGAGAGGCCTCGGGTTGCGGTGTGCGGGCTGAACCCGCATGCTGGGGAGGGCGGGTTGCTGGGTGATGAGGAGGAGAGGTTGATCGGGCCAGCGATTGCGCATGCGGTGGAGGCGGGGATGGATGTGCGTGGGCCGTTTGCGGCGGACACGATTTTCGGGGCGGCGGTTGCGGGGAAGTTTGATCTGGTGGTGGCGATGTATCACGATCAGGGGTTGATCCCGGTGAAGTTGATTGCGCGTGATGAGACGGTGAACATGACGGTGGGGTTGCCGGTGGTGCGGACGAGCCCGGATCATGGGACGGCGTTTGATA
- a CDS encoding S8 family serine peptidase — MKGHTGPGRHVSSLFALCAIAGLATADITNNQGVLRLVAGDYATSANNNVLALPAIPIDFAQHVAVIQLDGPMTNARNAALTNAGVVLFDYLPDFAYAADLRNANLNALAALDFVTWVGAFQNAWKLAPDLGQVPAQSPEIQALHDLGLIAVQVMLWPNANTAQTLAALAAIPGFTALEHGWSGREISVSATMPLAAAQAIAALPAVRWIENTPQITLRNNTGRWIVQSNVNGSTPLYTKGIRGQGQIVGIMDGRINVNHCSFLDSINPIGPNHRKIRAYNASLGSDSHGTHVGGTAVGDASANNDTRGIAYEARLVFNTISTTPSTFLSRLGTHYSQGAFVHTNSWGNDGTTLYDSLARTIDVFSYDNEDNLVIFAVTNLSTLKNPENSKNGLAVGASGDTPSQNNHCSGGSGPTNDGRRKPEIYAPGCNTTSSSSSTSCGTVSFTGTSMAAPAIAGSALLARQYYTDGFYPSGVANSEDSFIPSGALLKATLLNSTVDMTGVAGYPSNREGWGRVLLANSLVFDDSPRTLIIRDVRNNSESALSTSDLVELQIDVHSFSQPLKVTLAWHDSPGNVNANPAAVNNLDLKVIAPSGDYRGNVFSGGISTTGGTHDANNNVEMVILAAPAPGTYTIQINAAAVNVGSQGYALVISGDVSEVAPPNPCIADWNNDGKVDFFDVQLFLAQFTAQDPATDLNGDLEFNFFDLQIFLSLFSAGCP, encoded by the coding sequence ATGAAGGGTCACACCGGTCCCGGTCGTCATGTCTCATCGCTTTTCGCCCTCTGCGCCATCGCCGGCCTGGCAACCGCAGACATCACCAATAACCAAGGCGTCCTCCGCCTCGTCGCAGGCGACTACGCAACCTCCGCAAACAACAACGTCCTCGCTCTCCCCGCGATCCCCATCGACTTCGCTCAGCACGTCGCCGTCATCCAACTCGATGGCCCAATGACCAACGCACGCAACGCCGCCCTCACAAACGCCGGCGTCGTCCTCTTCGACTACCTCCCCGACTTCGCATACGCAGCAGACCTGCGCAACGCAAACCTCAACGCGCTCGCCGCACTCGACTTCGTCACATGGGTCGGCGCATTCCAGAACGCATGGAAACTCGCGCCCGATCTCGGACAGGTCCCCGCACAATCCCCCGAAATCCAGGCATTGCACGACCTCGGACTCATCGCCGTTCAGGTCATGCTCTGGCCAAACGCAAACACCGCACAGACCCTCGCCGCACTCGCCGCAATCCCCGGCTTCACCGCGCTCGAACACGGCTGGTCAGGACGCGAAATCTCCGTCTCCGCAACCATGCCCCTCGCAGCCGCTCAGGCAATCGCCGCCCTCCCCGCCGTCCGTTGGATCGAAAACACCCCTCAGATCACTCTCCGTAACAACACCGGACGCTGGATCGTTCAATCAAACGTCAACGGCTCCACCCCCCTCTACACCAAAGGAATCCGAGGCCAAGGTCAAATCGTCGGAATCATGGATGGGCGCATCAACGTCAATCACTGCTCTTTCCTCGATTCCATCAACCCCATCGGCCCCAACCACCGAAAAATCCGTGCATACAACGCCTCCCTCGGCTCCGACTCCCACGGCACACACGTCGGAGGCACCGCTGTCGGCGACGCCAGTGCAAACAACGACACACGCGGCATCGCATACGAAGCCCGCCTCGTCTTCAACACCATCTCAACCACCCCCAGCACCTTCCTCTCCCGCCTCGGAACCCACTACAGCCAAGGCGCATTCGTCCACACCAACAGTTGGGGCAACGACGGCACAACCCTCTACGACTCCCTCGCTCGCACCATCGATGTCTTCTCCTACGACAACGAAGACAACCTTGTCATCTTCGCCGTAACCAATCTCTCCACCCTCAAAAACCCCGAAAACTCCAAGAACGGCCTCGCAGTCGGCGCCTCCGGCGACACGCCCAGCCAAAACAACCACTGCTCCGGTGGCTCCGGACCAACCAATGACGGCAGACGCAAACCCGAGATCTACGCCCCAGGATGCAACACCACCTCCTCCTCTTCAAGCACCTCCTGTGGCACTGTCTCATTCACCGGCACATCCATGGCCGCGCCCGCTATCGCCGGCTCCGCACTCCTCGCACGCCAGTACTACACCGACGGCTTCTACCCATCAGGCGTCGCAAACTCCGAAGACTCATTCATCCCCTCCGGCGCACTCCTCAAGGCAACCCTCCTCAACTCCACCGTCGATATGACAGGCGTCGCCGGATACCCATCCAACCGCGAAGGCTGGGGACGCGTACTCCTCGCAAACTCGCTCGTCTTCGATGACTCTCCCCGCACCCTCATCATCCGCGATGTCCGCAACAACTCCGAATCCGCCCTCTCAACCTCCGATCTCGTCGAACTTCAAATCGATGTCCACAGCTTCTCCCAACCTCTCAAAGTCACCCTCGCCTGGCACGATTCGCCCGGAAACGTCAACGCAAACCCCGCAGCCGTCAACAACCTCGACCTCAAGGTCATCGCACCCAGCGGCGACTACCGCGGCAACGTCTTCTCCGGCGGAATCTCAACCACCGGCGGCACCCACGACGCAAACAACAACGTCGAAATGGTCATCCTCGCCGCTCCCGCACCAGGCACCTACACAATCCAGATCAACGCCGCAGCCGTCAACGTCGGCTCGCAGGGCTACGCACTCGTCATCTCCGGCGATGTATCCGAAGTCGCACCGCCAAACCCCTGCATCGCCGACTGGAACAACGACGGCAAGGTCGACTTCTTCGACGTCCAACTCTTCCTCGCCCAGTTCACAGCCCAGGACCCCGCCACCGACCTCAATGGCGATCTCGAGTTCAACTTCTTCGATCTCCAGATCTTCCTCTCCCTCTTCTCCGCCGGCTGCCCCTGA
- a CDS encoding ATP-binding protein: protein MNEHPHIRVELLSNPAYLSGARELIASVCKRLGFDDLTCSKVALAVDEALCNVIRHGYKYAENRPIWISLWPLLDEHARPEGILLTIEDEADQVDPSCMKGRSLEDIKPGGLGVHIIRDVMDQVCYEKRESRGMRLVMSKRVPRTAAPARLGRNTESEGSVQSIDG, encoded by the coding sequence ATGAATGAGCATCCACACATTCGCGTCGAACTCCTCAGCAACCCCGCATACCTCAGCGGTGCACGAGAACTCATCGCTTCGGTCTGCAAACGCCTCGGCTTTGACGACCTCACCTGCTCAAAGGTCGCACTCGCCGTCGACGAAGCACTCTGCAACGTCATCCGCCACGGCTACAAATACGCCGAGAACCGCCCCATCTGGATCAGCCTCTGGCCACTCCTCGATGAACACGCCCGCCCAGAAGGCATCCTGCTCACCATCGAGGACGAAGCCGACCAGGTCGATCCATCCTGCATGAAGGGCCGAAGCCTCGAAGACATCAAACCCGGCGGCCTCGGCGTCCACATCATCCGCGACGTCATGGATCAGGTCTGCTACGAAAAACGCGAATCCAGAGGCATGCGCCTCGTCATGAGCAAGCGCGTGCCACGCACCGCTGCCCCCGCCCGCCTGGGTCGCAACACCGAATCAGAGGGGAGCGTGCAGTCCATCGATGGCTGA
- a CDS encoding STAS domain-containing protein gives MAESPIQIERDNPPGLIVISPLGDVDMSCSPVLRATLRDEQSSRPRRLIVNLTRVGYMDSSGLATLVEAMRTAKRNGTAMILCGMNDKVRAIFEIARLHQFFTIVDGLDQARQT, from the coding sequence ATGGCTGAATCACCAATCCAGATCGAACGCGACAACCCCCCGGGCCTCATCGTCATAAGCCCGCTCGGCGATGTCGATATGAGCTGCTCGCCGGTCCTGCGCGCCACTCTGCGCGACGAACAGTCGAGCCGCCCGCGCCGCCTCATCGTCAACCTGACGCGTGTCGGGTATATGGACAGTTCGGGCCTGGCGACCCTTGTCGAAGCGATGCGCACCGCAAAGCGCAATGGCACCGCCATGATCCTCTGCGGCATGAACGACAAGGTCCGCGCCATCTTCGAAATCGCACGCCTCCACCAGTTCTTCACCATCGTCGATGGCCTCGATCAGGCGCGTCAGACATGA
- a CDS encoding ABC transporter permease → MPDSEKPRPSPLLVLLWPIERLGARAISILEHTGSLVHLFLEALGWVCRGVFGRKVRLGRYAIISQIVRVGVKSVFIVSLVSGAVGLILTLQLEPPLNQFGQRALIANIISVAVLRELGPLIGAIVLTGFAGAAIAAEIGTMVVSEEIEALEAHALNPVRFLVVPRVMATVLSMTVLGVLSSFVAIASSIGICIFLLGIPFETYMKNMESQAKMVDFLTGLSKGTIFGGLIGIIACGNGLKVTGGAAGVGHATTNTVVQCVVAIVVADLIFTAIFYALKLV, encoded by the coding sequence ATGCCGGACTCCGAAAAGCCCAGGCCATCGCCGTTGCTCGTGCTCCTCTGGCCCATCGAACGCCTCGGCGCACGCGCTATCTCCATCCTCGAACACACCGGCTCGCTCGTCCATCTCTTTCTCGAAGCGCTCGGCTGGGTCTGCCGCGGCGTGTTCGGCCGAAAGGTCCGCCTCGGGCGATACGCCATCATCTCCCAGATCGTCCGTGTCGGCGTCAAGAGCGTTTTCATCGTCTCGCTGGTCTCGGGCGCGGTCGGGCTGATTCTCACACTCCAGCTCGAACCCCCGCTCAACCAGTTCGGCCAGCGCGCGCTCATCGCCAACATCATCAGCGTCGCGGTCCTGCGCGAACTGGGCCCGCTCATCGGCGCGATCGTGCTCACTGGTTTTGCCGGGGCTGCCATTGCTGCCGAGATCGGCACCATGGTGGTCAGCGAAGAGATCGAAGCGCTCGAGGCGCATGCTCTGAATCCGGTGCGGTTTCTTGTCGTGCCTCGTGTGATGGCCACGGTGCTTTCCATGACTGTGCTGGGCGTGCTTTCGAGTTTTGTTGCCATCGCGTCTTCGATCGGGATCTGCATTTTCCTGCTCGGCATTCCGTTTGAGACGTACATGAAAAACATGGAATCGCAGGCCAAGATGGTCGATTTTCTGACGGGTCTGTCCAAGGGCACGATTTTCGGCGGACTGATCGGAATTATTGCGTGCGGGAACGGGCTCAAGGTAACGGGCGGGGCGGCAGGGGTGGGTCATGCGACCACAAACACGGTTGTGCAGTGTGTGGTTGCGATTGTCGTCGCGGACCTGATTTTCACGGCGATTTTCTACGCGCTCAAACTGGTGTGA
- the sucC gene encoding ADP-forming succinate--CoA ligase subunit beta — MKIHEYQARELLASAGITVPPGRVIESIEDAATTYKQIAADGNTSLVVVKAQVHAGGRGKAGFVKLVRSPEEASDAARFMLTNRMVSPQTGTEGLEVTKLLIAAGVDIAHEYYLAITTDRTTRRNILIASAEGGVDIEHVAATNPGAIIKTPLHPLLGLAPHQARTVAFKLGFKGRQINQAVKIMLSLADLFTAKDCSLAEINPLIVTPPTPDAPEGQVLAIDAKFNFDDNATFRHKDIAALFDPSEENPAELRAQRFGLSYIALDGNIGCLVNGAGLAMATMDTIKHCGGEPANFLDVGGSASEEAVTEAFRIILSDHAVKGIMVNIFGGIMDCAVIAQGIVNAAKEVGFKVPLVVRLEGNNVDNGRKILTAAAADLPTLEAATDLLDAGKKVVRAVG, encoded by the coding sequence ATGAAAATTCACGAGTATCAAGCCCGCGAACTCCTCGCCTCCGCAGGCATTACAGTCCCCCCAGGCCGCGTCATCGAATCCATCGAAGACGCCGCAACCACATACAAACAAATCGCCGCCGATGGCAACACCTCCCTCGTCGTCGTCAAAGCCCAGGTCCACGCCGGAGGCCGAGGCAAGGCCGGATTCGTCAAACTCGTCCGCTCACCCGAAGAAGCAAGCGACGCCGCACGCTTCATGCTCACTAATCGCATGGTTTCTCCTCAAACCGGCACCGAAGGACTCGAAGTCACCAAACTCCTCATCGCCGCAGGCGTCGACATCGCACACGAGTACTACCTCGCAATCACCACCGACCGCACCACGCGCCGCAACATCCTCATCGCCTCAGCCGAAGGCGGCGTCGATATCGAACACGTCGCCGCAACCAACCCCGGCGCCATCATCAAAACCCCGCTCCATCCCCTCCTCGGCCTCGCCCCGCACCAGGCCCGCACCGTCGCCTTCAAACTCGGCTTCAAGGGCCGCCAGATCAACCAGGCCGTCAAAATCATGCTCAGCCTCGCCGATCTCTTCACCGCCAAAGACTGCTCACTCGCCGAGATCAACCCCCTCATCGTCACCCCCCCGACCCCCGACGCCCCCGAAGGCCAGGTCCTCGCCATCGACGCCAAGTTCAACTTCGACGACAACGCCACCTTCCGCCACAAAGACATCGCCGCACTCTTCGACCCAAGCGAAGAAAACCCCGCCGAACTCCGCGCCCAGCGCTTCGGCCTCTCATACATCGCTCTCGACGGCAACATCGGATGCCTCGTCAACGGCGCAGGACTCGCCATGGCCACCATGGACACCATCAAACACTGCGGCGGCGAACCCGCAAACTTCCTCGATGTCGGAGGCTCAGCCTCCGAAGAAGCCGTCACCGAAGCATTCCGCATCATCCTCTCCGACCACGCCGTCAAAGGCATCATGGTCAACATCTTCGGCGGCATCATGGACTGCGCCGTCATCGCACAGGGCATCGTCAACGCCGCCAAAGAAGTCGGCTTCAAAGTCCCCCTCGTCGTCCGCCTCGAAGGCAACAACGTCGACAACGGCCGAAAAATCCTCACCGCCGCCGCAGCCGACCTCCCAACCCTCGAGGCCGCGACGGACCTGCTGGATGCGGGGAAAAAGGTCGTCAGGGCGGTGGGGTAA
- a CDS encoding helix-turn-helix transcriptional regulator, translating into MGESGHFNASSFDAVVRSCERLCGLPAVATLDWTDRAARALSVLLAPSRVCVMIAQAEPSGRISALEAAGCGSCLTREEALLPASASWTDAENANAAGVDIAIRSRADRVRELGFRLDGLKPRSSMVGSASRFAGSELWRTSAVGAVWVGTDVTDVLMSVSSLGEGSTGRYVVVQIGLVGHGAAGPRRVAVEHQASLESLLPLLSRRVLLALGATPSTESTWLTVREQQVLEHLVLGKSVRQIADDLGRSPHTVHDHVKSLHRKLGASSRGELIARALGYIEEGARIRDEESKVASVHEPKLAVGRDADDVPDVVVRPTEPVRATRPTGA; encoded by the coding sequence ATGGGCGAGTCTGGGCATTTCAACGCGTCGAGTTTTGATGCGGTTGTGCGTTCGTGTGAGCGGCTGTGCGGGCTTCCGGCGGTGGCGACACTGGATTGGACGGACCGTGCGGCGCGTGCGCTTTCGGTGTTGCTGGCGCCGAGCCGCGTGTGCGTGATGATTGCGCAGGCGGAGCCATCGGGGCGGATCTCGGCGCTTGAGGCGGCGGGGTGCGGTTCGTGTCTGACGCGTGAGGAGGCGCTGCTTCCTGCGAGTGCGTCGTGGACTGATGCAGAGAATGCGAACGCTGCGGGGGTGGACATTGCGATTCGGAGTCGTGCGGATCGTGTGCGTGAGTTGGGTTTCAGGCTTGATGGGTTGAAGCCTCGGTCGAGTATGGTTGGCTCGGCGTCGCGTTTTGCGGGTTCGGAGTTGTGGCGGACTTCTGCGGTCGGGGCGGTGTGGGTCGGAACGGATGTGACTGATGTGCTGATGAGTGTGAGTTCGCTTGGCGAAGGAAGCACGGGGCGGTACGTGGTGGTGCAGATTGGGCTTGTGGGGCATGGAGCTGCGGGGCCAAGGCGTGTTGCGGTGGAGCATCAGGCGTCGCTGGAGTCGCTTTTGCCGCTGTTGTCGCGTCGGGTGCTGCTGGCGCTTGGGGCAACGCCTTCGACGGAATCGACATGGCTGACGGTGCGTGAGCAGCAGGTGCTGGAGCATCTGGTGCTGGGTAAGAGCGTGCGACAGATAGCGGATGATCTGGGACGAAGCCCGCACACGGTGCACGATCATGTGAAGAGCCTGCACAGGAAGTTGGGGGCTTCGAGCCGTGGCGAGTTGATTGCGCGGGCGCTTGGGTACATTGAAGAGGGCGCGCGCATTCGCGATGAAGAGTCGAAGGTAGCGTCGGTGCATGAGCCGAAACTTGCGGTTGGGCGCGATGCGGACGATGTTCCGGATGTGGTGGTTCGGCCGACGGAACCGGTGCGTGCGACGCGACCGACGGGGGCGTGA
- a CDS encoding RNA polymerase sigma factor — translation MDRAEEQHLIRLALAGDRDAAAACLRAHQRPLFTYILRMSGRPEIAEDVVQEAFVRVLANLDRFDPKYRFSTWLFTIARRVYLNTAARKSVRADSDAVESTAATPADDLVARTESNTHAATAIQTALLHLPPIQREIVILFHQLDWPIALVAQHLDLPVGTVKSHLHRGRNRLRILLAELDESQSDDYASGDFQ, via the coding sequence ATGGACCGCGCCGAGGAACAACATCTCATCCGCCTCGCTCTCGCCGGCGACCGCGACGCCGCCGCAGCCTGTCTCCGCGCCCACCAGAGACCACTCTTCACCTACATCCTCCGCATGTCCGGACGCCCCGAGATCGCCGAAGATGTCGTCCAGGAAGCATTCGTCCGCGTCCTCGCAAACCTCGATCGCTTCGATCCCAAATACCGCTTCTCGACATGGCTCTTCACCATCGCCCGCCGCGTATACCTCAACACCGCCGCCCGCAAATCGGTCCGCGCCGACTCCGACGCAGTCGAGTCCACCGCAGCCACGCCCGCCGACGATCTGGTCGCACGCACCGAATCCAATACCCACGCTGCGACCGCAATCCAGACCGCTCTCCTTCACCTGCCGCCAATCCAACGCGAGATCGTCATCCTCTTCCATCAACTCGATTGGCCCATCGCCCTCGTCGCCCAGCACCTCGACCTCCCAGTCGGCACCGTCAAAAGCCACCTGCACCGAGGGCGTAATCGCCTGCGCATCCTGCTCGCCGAACTCGATGAATCACAGTCCGATGACTACGCATCGGGAGACTTCCAATGA
- the atpA gene encoding F0F1 ATP synthase subunit alpha: MTGRGEPTIVSTPVCRLRGLGGGSVTIGCGAACVRDTSVKIKTDEIASVIRQEIEQYTTELEISEVGRVVEVGDGIARIYGLSRAMASELLEFQTSTGSVMGQVMNLEEDTVGAVIYGNYLSVKEGDIVKSTGRLLEVPVGEALLGRVVDPLGRPLDDRGPIEAEATRKIDIIAPGIAERQPVHEPLQTGVKAIDAMIPIGRGQRELIIGDRKTGKTAVAIDTIVNQKQYWGTPDAVVCIYVAVGQKESTVAGVVEALRKHGAMDYTIVVNASASDPAPMQYIAPYSGCAMGEHFMWQGKDGKTPKHALCIYDDLSKQAVAYRQLSLLLRRPPGREAYPGDVFYLHSRLLERATKLSNENGGGSLTALPVIETQEGDVSAYIPTNVISITDGQIYLEPELFFSGVRPAINVGISVSRVGGNAQVKAMKKIAGSLRLDLAAYRELEAFAQLGTDLDASTQKQLDRGARMVELLKQPQYVPFHVTDQIISIYAGTKGFLDDVPLNQVAKFEAGLHAFMRTVGKDMYDELTQKKALDGDLPQRLEKAFSQFKADWKG; the protein is encoded by the coding sequence ATGACGGGGCGGGGAGAGCCGACTATTGTTTCGACCCCCGTCTGCCGGCTGCGTGGCCTGGGCGGCGGGAGCGTGACCATTGGCTGCGGTGCGGCCTGTGTGAGGGACACCTCCGTGAAGATCAAGACTGACGAGATTGCAAGCGTCATCAGGCAGGAAATCGAGCAGTACACCACGGAACTGGAAATCAGTGAAGTGGGTCGCGTGGTGGAAGTGGGCGACGGTATCGCGCGTATTTATGGTTTGTCGCGTGCGATGGCCAGCGAGCTGCTGGAGTTTCAGACGTCCACTGGCAGCGTGATGGGCCAGGTGATGAACTTGGAAGAAGATACGGTCGGGGCCGTGATTTATGGCAACTACCTTTCGGTGAAGGAAGGGGACATTGTCAAGAGCACGGGGCGTCTGCTGGAGGTTCCGGTGGGCGAGGCGTTGCTGGGCCGGGTGGTGGACCCGCTGGGCCGGCCACTGGATGACCGTGGCCCGATCGAGGCGGAAGCGACGCGGAAGATTGACATCATTGCTCCGGGGATTGCCGAGCGTCAGCCGGTGCATGAGCCTTTGCAGACGGGCGTGAAGGCGATTGACGCGATGATCCCGATCGGGCGCGGGCAGCGTGAACTGATTATCGGCGACCGCAAGACGGGCAAGACGGCGGTTGCGATCGACACGATCGTGAATCAGAAGCAGTATTGGGGCACGCCGGACGCGGTGGTGTGCATTTATGTTGCGGTCGGGCAGAAGGAATCGACGGTTGCGGGCGTGGTGGAGGCACTGCGGAAGCACGGCGCGATGGACTACACGATTGTGGTGAATGCTTCGGCGAGCGATCCGGCGCCGATGCAGTACATTGCGCCGTATTCGGGTTGCGCGATGGGTGAGCATTTCATGTGGCAGGGCAAGGACGGCAAGACGCCGAAGCATGCGCTGTGCATTTATGACGACCTGAGCAAGCAGGCGGTTGCGTATCGGCAGTTGTCGCTTCTGCTGCGTCGTCCGCCGGGGCGTGAGGCGTATCCGGGCGACGTGTTTTATCTGCACAGCCGGTTGCTGGAGCGTGCGACGAAGTTGAGCAATGAGAATGGCGGCGGGTCGCTGACGGCGCTGCCGGTGATTGAGACGCAGGAAGGCGACGTTTCGGCGTATATCCCGACGAACGTGATTTCGATTACGGACGGGCAGATTTATCTGGAGCCGGAGTTGTTCTTCTCGGGCGTGAGGCCTGCGATCAACGTTGGTATCAGCGTGTCGCGCGTGGGTGGCAATGCGCAGGTGAAGGCGATGAAGAAGATCGCGGGTTCGCTGAGACTGGACCTTGCGGCGTATCGCGAGCTCGAAGCGTTTGCGCAGCTTGGAACGGATCTGGATGCTTCGACGCAGAAGCAGCTTGATCGTGGGGCGCGCATGGTGGAGTTGCTGAAGCAGCCGCAGTATGTGCCGTTCCATGTGACGGATCAGATCATTTCGATTTATGCGGGCACGAAGGGTTTTCTGGATGATGTGCCGCTGAATCAGGTTGCGAAGTTCGAGGCGGGGCTGCACGCATTTATGCGGACGGTCGGCAAGGACATGTACGACGAACTGACGCAGAAGAAGGCGCTGGATGGGGACCTGCCGCAGCGGCTTGAGAAGGCGTTCTCGCAGTTCAAGGCGGACTGGAAGGGCTGA
- a CDS encoding VCBS repeat-containing protein, giving the protein MHTRNGWLVVVAGLAMGASGATGQMLYETSQDGNTVATIEPATAGQGQGIARGSGVPYPLVPDVQIMLRRQIGGLHIADMNGDGLNDLVAVCFNSSAFPPYTDWRDMIFYNTGTALETVPSWVSTEMVHTGDVVVGDLNDDGHLDIVTIHGGSVTTQSVRVYYGAAGGPTMTAGWVSATSPAAWGTAGVLADFDNDGDLDLVTSNQGVSPDPYRPLFMFRNDGGVLTPNPVWRSEDVAVQNGVAAGDFDGDEWLDLAAAKWSGFESAIYYTSSNAGEIETLPGWSVGTTGTDRGAATADFDGDGRVDVAFGGNPSRAYAQTEPGVFTQVWQNTDPFSGPQDFGVHDVNGDGWPDIAEVHFSTGRMHIYLNREGVIDSDPTWTYDAPNVGNAFAFGDLNDDGWDDLVVGYSGDISIRIFYAVPPKEECAADLNGDGKLDFFDAQAFLAAFAAQQPEGDFNGDGEFDFFDAQAFLGAFAAGCALSGR; this is encoded by the coding sequence ATGCACACACGGAACGGTTGGCTGGTTGTGGTTGCGGGGCTTGCGATGGGCGCGAGCGGTGCGACGGGGCAGATGTTGTACGAGACTTCGCAAGACGGGAACACGGTCGCGACGATCGAGCCCGCGACAGCGGGACAGGGGCAAGGCATTGCGCGCGGCAGCGGCGTGCCTTATCCGTTGGTGCCGGATGTGCAGATCATGTTGCGGCGGCAGATTGGCGGGCTGCACATTGCGGACATGAATGGGGATGGGCTGAATGATCTGGTGGCGGTGTGTTTTAATTCGTCGGCTTTTCCGCCTTACACGGACTGGCGGGACATGATTTTCTACAACACGGGGACGGCACTTGAGACGGTGCCTTCGTGGGTATCGACGGAGATGGTGCACACGGGCGATGTGGTGGTGGGCGATCTGAATGATGATGGGCATCTGGACATAGTCACCATTCATGGCGGGAGTGTGACGACGCAGTCGGTGCGGGTGTATTACGGGGCTGCGGGCGGGCCGACGATGACGGCGGGGTGGGTTTCGGCGACGAGCCCTGCGGCGTGGGGGACGGCGGGCGTGCTGGCGGATTTTGATAATGACGGGGATCTGGATCTGGTGACGAGCAATCAGGGGGTGAGCCCGGATCCGTATCGGCCGTTGTTTATGTTTCGCAATGATGGCGGGGTGCTGACGCCGAACCCGGTGTGGCGGTCGGAGGATGTGGCGGTGCAGAACGGGGTTGCGGCGGGGGATTTTGATGGTGATGAGTGGCTGGACCTGGCGGCGGCGAAATGGTCGGGCTTTGAGAGCGCGATTTATTACACGAGCAGCAACGCGGGGGAAATCGAGACGCTGCCGGGGTGGAGCGTTGGGACGACGGGGACGGACCGCGGCGCGGCGACTGCGGATTTTGATGGAGATGGGCGGGTGGATGTTGCGTTTGGGGGGAACCCGTCGCGGGCGTATGCGCAGACGGAGCCGGGCGTGTTTACGCAGGTGTGGCAGAATACGGATCCGTTCAGCGGGCCACAGGATTTTGGGGTGCACGATGTGAATGGGGATGGGTGGCCGGATATTGCGGAGGTGCATTTTTCGACGGGGCGGATGCACATTTATCTGAACCGCGAGGGTGTGATCGACAGCGATCCGACGTGGACGTATGACGCTCCGAACGTGGGCAATGCGTTTGCGTTTGGTGATTTGAATGATGATGGATGGGACGATCTGGTGGTGGGGTATTCGGGCGATATATCGATTCGGATTTTTTATGCGGTGCCGCCGAAGGAGGAGTGTGCGGCGGATTTGAATGGGGATGGGAAGTTGGATTTTTTTGATGCGCAGGCGTTTCTGGCGGCGTTTGCGGCGCAACAGCCTGAGGGCGATTTCAACGGAGACGGGGAGTTTGATTTTTTTGATGCGCAGGCGTTTTTGGGGGCGTTTGCGGCGGGGTGTGCGTTATCTGGACGGTAA